A window from Cryobacterium sp. SO1 encodes these proteins:
- a CDS encoding DMT family transporter, translating to MSDISSPRRPLVVLQFLGMGVVWGASFLFMKIALDGVSFGQVAWSRLVLGGLTLGLIVLATRPRVNRGPVLPREGIVWLHFLVIAITGCVVPHLLFAWAEQYVSSSLASIYNAVTPIMTAVMVTAVFRVEKLARDQVIGVLVGVVGVVVIIAPWQYSALTGDLWGQLACLGAALCYGFTFGYTRRNLSGRPIAGTTFAFLNIGLAGVLMLLLTPVLAWQPVAPTTPIVLSLVTLGVLGTGFAYIWHINVLRAWGPTTTSTVTYVTPVVGVVLGVLVLSETFSWHEPAGALLVLVGILLTQKRVRLPFAVPRTA from the coding sequence GTGAGTGACATTTCCAGCCCCCGCAGACCCCTGGTCGTCCTGCAGTTCCTGGGGATGGGGGTGGTCTGGGGCGCCAGCTTCCTGTTCATGAAGATCGCCCTCGACGGCGTCAGTTTCGGCCAGGTGGCCTGGTCCCGCCTGGTGCTCGGCGGCCTCACGCTCGGCCTGATCGTGCTGGCCACCCGTCCACGGGTCAACCGCGGTCCGGTGCTGCCCCGTGAGGGCATCGTCTGGCTGCACTTCCTGGTCATCGCGATCACCGGATGCGTCGTGCCGCACCTGCTGTTCGCCTGGGCCGAGCAGTATGTCTCGTCGAGCCTGGCCAGCATCTACAACGCCGTGACCCCCATCATGACCGCGGTCATGGTCACGGCCGTGTTCCGGGTGGAGAAACTCGCCCGCGACCAGGTGATCGGCGTGCTGGTGGGCGTCGTGGGCGTCGTCGTGATCATCGCACCGTGGCAGTACTCCGCGCTCACCGGTGACCTCTGGGGCCAGCTCGCCTGCCTGGGTGCGGCGCTCTGTTACGGCTTCACCTTCGGGTACACCCGCAGAAATCTCAGCGGCCGGCCGATCGCCGGCACCACGTTCGCGTTCCTCAACATCGGCCTGGCCGGGGTCCTGATGCTGCTGCTCACGCCCGTGCTGGCCTGGCAGCCGGTGGCTCCGACCACACCGATCGTGCTCAGCCTGGTCACCCTGGGTGTGCTCGGCACCGGGTTCGCCTACATCTGGCACATCAATGTGTTGCGTGCCTGGGGCCCCACGACGACCTCGACGGTGACCTACGTCACCCCGGTGGTGGGCGTGGTCCTCGGTGTGCTGGTGTTGTCCGAGACGTTCTCCTGGCACGAACCTGCCGGGGCGCTGCTGGTGCTCGTCGGCATCCTGCTCACCCAGAAGCGCGTGCGCTTGCCGTTCGCCGTGCCCCGCACCGCCTGA